From the genome of Aeromonas hydrophila subsp. hydrophila ATCC 7966:
GCAGGGAGAAGATCATCCCCAGCCCCAGCAGCAGCTGGGTGATGCGAAACGCCGCGTCGTGGCGCCGGTAGAGGCTGCGGGCCAGCAGGATCAGCAGCACGCCGCTGACACTGCCAAGCACATGGGAGAGCTCCAGCAGGTGCAGCGGCAATACCTGCAGGAACATCTCGATACGCCCGCGCATGGTGGGGATCATCCCCGAGCAGAGCAGCAGGCTGCCCGCCGCGAACGCTCCCAGGCTGATCAGCGCCGGCAGGAACTCGCGCACCGCGGTCATGATGCCCTGCAGCCGGCTCCAGCGCGCCTTCTGCTGCAACAGCTCCTGGCTGGTGAACAGCAGCAGGGCGCACAGGAAAGGCAGCACATAGTAGATGCAGCGATAGAGCAGCAGGGAGGCCAAGAGCTTGTCCACCGGCAGGTATTTGGCCAGCAGCAGGCTCATGCTCGCCTCGAACACCCCGATCCCGCCGGGCACATGGGCCAGCACCCCGAGGAAGCTGGCCAGCACGAAGGCACTGAGCAGCACCGGATAGGAGACGCTGTCCGCCGGCAGCAGCACATAGAGCACGGCGGCGGCGGCCATCCAGTCCAGCAGCGCCACCAGCAGTTGCAGCAGCCGGGTTCTGAATACCGGCAACACCAGCTCGTGGCCGCGCCAGACCAGCGCGGGCTTTGGCCAGAACAGGTAGCCAAGCACCGCCAAGAGCGCCAGCCCACCCGCCACGTTGAGCAGCTGATCGGCCCACAGCGGCCAGTCCGGCAGCAAGGTGGTGGCCTGCCCCACCAGCAGGGCCGTGCCCCCCCAGGCCAGCAGGCCGAGGAAGAAGGTCACCGAGCAGAAGACGATGATCCTGGCCACCTCCCCGGTGCCGAGCCCCAGCGACGAGTAGATGCGATAGCGCACCGACGAGCCGGTCAGCAGGGCGAAACCCAGAGTATTGGAGAAGGTGTAGGCGATGAACGAGGTGACCCCCACCTGCTGCCAGGGCAGCCGCTTGCCGAGGGCGTGCACCGCCAGCATGTCGTAGCAGCAAAGACAGGCATAGCTGAGCAGGGTCAGCAACAGGGCACCGCCCAACAGCGGCAGCGGCAAAGACCAGATGGCCAGCCGGATGTCGTGCCAGTGCCAGAGGTGAGTCAGACGATAGAGCACGGCCAGCGCCGCACCCAACAACAACAAGCTACATAACGGGCCTAACCAGATAAACAGATGACGCCGCATTGCCGATCCCTACCGACGCGAGGCCATGGCCATGCGCGTCACGTTGCTGAACATGGCCACCCGCAGCGGGAAGCACAGACTGCACTCCTTCGCGCCTTGGCCTTCAAATAGATGTGTTATGGGCCGTGGGCGGTGAACGGTCGACACTGATGACATGGCCAGTTTGGCCCTGGCTGCCCGGAAAATGCCCCCGCCCAGCATGGCATCCCACTTTATATCGACTTTTTTGCAAAAGACGAGTCTTGCCCTCGAAATAAAATTACTCAGCTGCTGGCAGATTAATTCGCCGCTTACCCTGGCGGTCAGCCCCGCCACATCCCGTTGGCGCACAGCACAATTAATGAGCAGTGACATCATACACCAGATAACGCGCTTTACCCGACCCATCTGGTCAGGTTGGCAAGCCGCTCACGGGTCATCATCAGGCTGCGCCCAAATAAAAAGGGGAGCCAGGCTCCCCTTTATCTCAATATGGCGTTACTGCACGCTGCGACACTGGCTGAAGATATCCAGCTGCTGGTCATATACCGCCGTATTCACATCCCAGATCCCCAACATGGACGAGAACAGGTTGTCGTGGGAATAACGGGTATTGGCTGCCTTCTGCTGCAGACAATCGAGATTCATTCCCTTCTCTTTGGAAAAACCGGGCGACATCCACACCTGCATGGGCACCCGGGTCTGATCATCCGGCGCAAACTTGTAAGGGGTACCGTGCAGATAGAGCCCCAATGCCCCCAGTGACTCGCCATGGTCGGAAATATAGATCAGCGCCGTGTTGTATTTGTCTTCATATTTTTTCAGCCGTTCGATCATGCTGGCAATCACAAAATCGGTGTAGCGAATGGTGTTGTCGTAGGTATTCTCCAGCTCCTGATCGGTGCAGTTTTCGATATCGCTGCGCTGGCAATCCGGCAGGAAATGACGATGCGACCCCGGATAACGCTTGTAATAGGTCGGGCCATGGCTGCCGATGAGGTGAAAGCCCACCAGCTTGTCCCCCTTCATGCCGGCCAGCTCGTCGTCCAACCCCTCCAGCACCACCTCGTCATAGCAGGTGTTCTTGTCACAGAACTTGGGGTGATCCTTGGGCTTGACTACCATGTTCGGCACCCGATCGCACACCCCCTTGCAGCCGCCGTCATTCTCCTTCCAGAAGATGGAGATGCCGCTCTTTTGCAGCACATCCAGCAGCCCTTCGCTGTTGCGGGCCTGGTTGCCGTCGAACTGGTTGCGCCCCATGTTGGAGAACATGCAGGGTACCGAGACCGCCGTCGCCGTGCCGCAGGAGCGCACGTCGTTGAAGGAGATGATCCCCGCCTGCTTGCTGGTGAAGGGGTTGGTCTCCTTGTGATAGCCGTTCATGGAGAAGTTCTTGCCGCGCGCCGTCTCCCCCACCACCAGGAACATCATGGTCGGCTTCTCCTTGCCGGCCACCCGCTTGGCGTCGTCGCCCATGCGCTGGAACGGTACCGGCTCCGCCAGATAGCGTTTGTAGAGATACTTGGTGGTGCTGTACATGTAGTTGGCCGGCGTGATCTCCCGGTTCAGGGTCTGGTTGTTGCGCCCGACCGAGGCATAGTCCTGATAGTAGGCTGCGGCGATGAACCCCAATACCACCAGCGAGGCCAGCATGGAGAGGCCGCGCTGCAACAGGCCCTGATACCATTTGGCCGGATACTCTATCTTGAC
Proteins encoded in this window:
- a CDS encoding MCR-3-related phosphoethanolamine--lipid A transferase translates to MPSFLRIRIVPFILLLAFIFAFLLNWPVLLHFYEILTQLEHFKIGFAISIPIVLVAALNFVFMPFSVRYFIKPFFAFLFITGAIASYTMMKYKVLFDGDMIQNIFETNQSEAYSYLSVPIVVWVLLAGVLPAVLLFFVKIEYPAKWYQGLLQRGLSMLASLVVLGFIAAAYYQDYASVGRNNQTLNREITPANYMYSTTKYLYKRYLAEPVPFQRMGDDAKRVAGKEKPTMMFLVVGETARGKNFSMNGYHKETNPFTSKQAGIISFNDVRSCGTATAVSVPCMFSNMGRNQFDGNQARNSEGLLDVLQKSGISIFWKENDGGCKGVCDRVPNMVVKPKDHPKFCDKNTCYDEVVLEGLDDELAGMKGDKLVGFHLIGSHGPTYYKRYPGSHRHFLPDCQRSDIENCTDQELENTYDNTIRYTDFVIASMIERLKKYEDKYNTALIYISDHGESLGALGLYLHGTPYKFAPDDQTRVPMQVWMSPGFSKEKGMNLDCLQQKAANTRYSHDNLFSSMLGIWDVNTAVYDQQLDIFSQCRSVQ